A window of the Lactuca sativa cultivar Salinas chromosome 5, Lsat_Salinas_v11, whole genome shotgun sequence genome harbors these coding sequences:
- the LOC111877461 gene encoding filament-like plant protein 1 isoform X2, protein MAFLLGVYVLFHSVGLISCFRVDQNMDQKTSLHRKRLVVVNNEAEIFVKGNEEEENLLYDKKSALEETVKNLHEQVACLVCECNAKDELMAEHLKTAQEAIAGREKAEAEVAKWKQELEDTLQHNVAAYERLVHLNASLKNCKEQLSCIKLEQDQRVILERALKRLESKYTETRKKLADLTLENALLNKALVKKEEIIKDVSHHISEATSEYLVLKKDLKMRTLNADVAKQETASLEAERQRLRLLVKKRGPGHGKTKQVDKSLSLMIKKLSEVEEENRILKESVCERENEIRILKGEVGRNPEGKILELENKIVSLEMEVERVNELKRRNEEQFENVKLMNVDLDHQLSDAKFKLKEALRRVFVLEMELEDRNQQYEGLETALLELQLQLASVSINKEIKEDLEQEMKLLHTGSEITRELSQHSSLRDHMAAEDGFQREDVLRSPMIKDFISATETKDAYVPYCNTYSSSFGVKSVVPQALLVVPWKKQFKGTELLRKLLFRKKRGGNRKKLCAFATYHV, encoded by the exons ATGGCATTTTTGTTGGGGGTTTACGTATTGTTCCATTCTGTTGGTCTCATTTCGTGCTTTAGAGTTG ACCAAAATATGGACCAAAAAACCTCGCTTCATAGGAAAAGATTGGTTGTTGTCAACAATGAAGCTGAAATTTTTGTAAAaggaaatgaagaagaagag AATCTTCTCTATGATAAAAAGTCAGCTTTAGAAGAAACTGTGAAAAACCTCCATGAACAGGTAGCTTGTCTTGTGTGTGAGTGTAATGCAAAAGACGAACTCATGGCTGAACATTTGAAAACAGCACAAGAAGCCATAGCAG GGAGGGAAAAGGCAGAAGCAGAAGTGGCTAAATGGAAACAAGAACTAGAAGACACATTACAACATAATGTAGCTGCATATGAGAGATTAGTTCACTTAAATGCTTCATTAAAGAATTGCAAGGAGCAATTGAGCTGTATAAAACTAGAGCAAGATCAAAGAGTAATCCTTGAGAGGGCACTTAAGAGATTAGAATCAAAATACACAGAAACAAGGAAAAAACTAGCAGACTTAACCCTTGAAAATGCTTTGCTTAATAAAGCCCTTGTTAAAAAAGAGGAAATAATCAAAGATGTAAGTCACCATATTTCCGAAGCAACTTCAGAGTATCTTGTTCTCAAGAAAGATCTCAAGATGAGAACTTTAAATGCTGACGTGGCAAAACAAGAAACTGCAAGTCTAGAAGCCGAACGCCAGAGGCTTCGTTTGTTAGTGAAGAAGCGGGGCCCAGGACATGGAAAGACAAAACAAGTGGATAAAAGTTTGAGTTTGATGATAAAGAAGTTGAGTGAAGTGGAAGAAGAAAACAGGATTCTTAAAGAAAGTGTATGTGAGAGAGAGAATGAAATCAGGATTTTGAAAGGAGAAGTTGGAAGGAATCCAGAAGGAAAGATTTTGGAATTGGAAAACAAAATTGTGTCTTTGGAAATGGAAGTTGAAAGGGTGAATGAGTTGAAGAGAAGAAATGAGGAGCAGTTTGAGAATGTGAAATTAATGAATGTTGATCTTGATCATCAACTTTCCGATgctaaatttaaattaaaagaaGCTCTTCGGAGGGTATTTGTTTTAGAAATGGAGTTGGAGGATAGAAATCAACAATATGAAGGTTTAGAAACAGCATTACTTGAGCTACAACTTCAACTCGCGAG TGTTTCCATCAATAAAGAGATAAAAGAAGATCTTGAGCAAGAAATGAAGCTTCTTCATACT GGATCAGAGATTACAAGAGAGTTGAGTCAGCATTCATCTTTAAGGGATCATATGGCAGCAGAGGATGGTTTTCAAAGGGAAGATGTTTTAAGATCTCCCATGATCAAAGACTTTATAAGTGCAACGGAAACAAAAGATGCATATGTTCCATATTGCAATACTTACAGTAGCTCATTTGGAGTGAAAAGTGTGGTACCTCAAGCTTTGCTAGTTGTACCATGGAAGAAGCAATTTAAAGGTACCGAGTTGCTTAGGAAGCTTCTATTTAGAAAGAAGAGGGGAGGCAACAGGAAGAAGCTTTGTGCGTTTGCTACGTATCATGTTTAG
- the LOC111877461 gene encoding filament-like plant protein 1 isoform X1: MLPFNTLFYNPKQVSIALISNFITSDQNMDQKTSLHRKRLVVVNNEAEIFVKGNEEEENLLYDKKSALEETVKNLHEQVACLVCECNAKDELMAEHLKTAQEAIAGREKAEAEVAKWKQELEDTLQHNVAAYERLVHLNASLKNCKEQLSCIKLEQDQRVILERALKRLESKYTETRKKLADLTLENALLNKALVKKEEIIKDVSHHISEATSEYLVLKKDLKMRTLNADVAKQETASLEAERQRLRLLVKKRGPGHGKTKQVDKSLSLMIKKLSEVEEENRILKESVCERENEIRILKGEVGRNPEGKILELENKIVSLEMEVERVNELKRRNEEQFENVKLMNVDLDHQLSDAKFKLKEALRRVFVLEMELEDRNQQYEGLETALLELQLQLASVSINKEIKEDLEQEMKLLHTGSEITRELSQHSSLRDHMAAEDGFQREDVLRSPMIKDFISATETKDAYVPYCNTYSSSFGVKSVVPQALLVVPWKKQFKGTELLRKLLFRKKRGGNRKKLCAFATYHV, translated from the exons ATGTTGCCCTTCAATACATTATTCTATAATCCTAAACAAGTTTCAATCGCTTTGATATCCAACTTCATTACCTCTG ACCAAAATATGGACCAAAAAACCTCGCTTCATAGGAAAAGATTGGTTGTTGTCAACAATGAAGCTGAAATTTTTGTAAAaggaaatgaagaagaagag AATCTTCTCTATGATAAAAAGTCAGCTTTAGAAGAAACTGTGAAAAACCTCCATGAACAGGTAGCTTGTCTTGTGTGTGAGTGTAATGCAAAAGACGAACTCATGGCTGAACATTTGAAAACAGCACAAGAAGCCATAGCAG GGAGGGAAAAGGCAGAAGCAGAAGTGGCTAAATGGAAACAAGAACTAGAAGACACATTACAACATAATGTAGCTGCATATGAGAGATTAGTTCACTTAAATGCTTCATTAAAGAATTGCAAGGAGCAATTGAGCTGTATAAAACTAGAGCAAGATCAAAGAGTAATCCTTGAGAGGGCACTTAAGAGATTAGAATCAAAATACACAGAAACAAGGAAAAAACTAGCAGACTTAACCCTTGAAAATGCTTTGCTTAATAAAGCCCTTGTTAAAAAAGAGGAAATAATCAAAGATGTAAGTCACCATATTTCCGAAGCAACTTCAGAGTATCTTGTTCTCAAGAAAGATCTCAAGATGAGAACTTTAAATGCTGACGTGGCAAAACAAGAAACTGCAAGTCTAGAAGCCGAACGCCAGAGGCTTCGTTTGTTAGTGAAGAAGCGGGGCCCAGGACATGGAAAGACAAAACAAGTGGATAAAAGTTTGAGTTTGATGATAAAGAAGTTGAGTGAAGTGGAAGAAGAAAACAGGATTCTTAAAGAAAGTGTATGTGAGAGAGAGAATGAAATCAGGATTTTGAAAGGAGAAGTTGGAAGGAATCCAGAAGGAAAGATTTTGGAATTGGAAAACAAAATTGTGTCTTTGGAAATGGAAGTTGAAAGGGTGAATGAGTTGAAGAGAAGAAATGAGGAGCAGTTTGAGAATGTGAAATTAATGAATGTTGATCTTGATCATCAACTTTCCGATgctaaatttaaattaaaagaaGCTCTTCGGAGGGTATTTGTTTTAGAAATGGAGTTGGAGGATAGAAATCAACAATATGAAGGTTTAGAAACAGCATTACTTGAGCTACAACTTCAACTCGCGAG TGTTTCCATCAATAAAGAGATAAAAGAAGATCTTGAGCAAGAAATGAAGCTTCTTCATACT GGATCAGAGATTACAAGAGAGTTGAGTCAGCATTCATCTTTAAGGGATCATATGGCAGCAGAGGATGGTTTTCAAAGGGAAGATGTTTTAAGATCTCCCATGATCAAAGACTTTATAAGTGCAACGGAAACAAAAGATGCATATGTTCCATATTGCAATACTTACAGTAGCTCATTTGGAGTGAAAAGTGTGGTACCTCAAGCTTTGCTAGTTGTACCATGGAAGAAGCAATTTAAAGGTACCGAGTTGCTTAGGAAGCTTCTATTTAGAAAGAAGAGGGGAGGCAACAGGAAGAAGCTTTGTGCGTTTGCTACGTATCATGTTTAG
- the LOC111877461 gene encoding filament-like plant protein 1 isoform X3, whose protein sequence is MDQKTSLHRKRLVVVNNEAEIFVKGNEEEENLLYDKKSALEETVKNLHEQVACLVCECNAKDELMAEHLKTAQEAIAGREKAEAEVAKWKQELEDTLQHNVAAYERLVHLNASLKNCKEQLSCIKLEQDQRVILERALKRLESKYTETRKKLADLTLENALLNKALVKKEEIIKDVSHHISEATSEYLVLKKDLKMRTLNADVAKQETASLEAERQRLRLLVKKRGPGHGKTKQVDKSLSLMIKKLSEVEEENRILKESVCERENEIRILKGEVGRNPEGKILELENKIVSLEMEVERVNELKRRNEEQFENVKLMNVDLDHQLSDAKFKLKEALRRVFVLEMELEDRNQQYEGLETALLELQLQLASVSINKEIKEDLEQEMKLLHTGSEITRELSQHSSLRDHMAAEDGFQREDVLRSPMIKDFISATETKDAYVPYCNTYSSSFGVKSVVPQALLVVPWKKQFKGTELLRKLLFRKKRGGNRKKLCAFATYHV, encoded by the exons ATGGACCAAAAAACCTCGCTTCATAGGAAAAGATTGGTTGTTGTCAACAATGAAGCTGAAATTTTTGTAAAaggaaatgaagaagaagag AATCTTCTCTATGATAAAAAGTCAGCTTTAGAAGAAACTGTGAAAAACCTCCATGAACAGGTAGCTTGTCTTGTGTGTGAGTGTAATGCAAAAGACGAACTCATGGCTGAACATTTGAAAACAGCACAAGAAGCCATAGCAG GGAGGGAAAAGGCAGAAGCAGAAGTGGCTAAATGGAAACAAGAACTAGAAGACACATTACAACATAATGTAGCTGCATATGAGAGATTAGTTCACTTAAATGCTTCATTAAAGAATTGCAAGGAGCAATTGAGCTGTATAAAACTAGAGCAAGATCAAAGAGTAATCCTTGAGAGGGCACTTAAGAGATTAGAATCAAAATACACAGAAACAAGGAAAAAACTAGCAGACTTAACCCTTGAAAATGCTTTGCTTAATAAAGCCCTTGTTAAAAAAGAGGAAATAATCAAAGATGTAAGTCACCATATTTCCGAAGCAACTTCAGAGTATCTTGTTCTCAAGAAAGATCTCAAGATGAGAACTTTAAATGCTGACGTGGCAAAACAAGAAACTGCAAGTCTAGAAGCCGAACGCCAGAGGCTTCGTTTGTTAGTGAAGAAGCGGGGCCCAGGACATGGAAAGACAAAACAAGTGGATAAAAGTTTGAGTTTGATGATAAAGAAGTTGAGTGAAGTGGAAGAAGAAAACAGGATTCTTAAAGAAAGTGTATGTGAGAGAGAGAATGAAATCAGGATTTTGAAAGGAGAAGTTGGAAGGAATCCAGAAGGAAAGATTTTGGAATTGGAAAACAAAATTGTGTCTTTGGAAATGGAAGTTGAAAGGGTGAATGAGTTGAAGAGAAGAAATGAGGAGCAGTTTGAGAATGTGAAATTAATGAATGTTGATCTTGATCATCAACTTTCCGATgctaaatttaaattaaaagaaGCTCTTCGGAGGGTATTTGTTTTAGAAATGGAGTTGGAGGATAGAAATCAACAATATGAAGGTTTAGAAACAGCATTACTTGAGCTACAACTTCAACTCGCGAG TGTTTCCATCAATAAAGAGATAAAAGAAGATCTTGAGCAAGAAATGAAGCTTCTTCATACT GGATCAGAGATTACAAGAGAGTTGAGTCAGCATTCATCTTTAAGGGATCATATGGCAGCAGAGGATGGTTTTCAAAGGGAAGATGTTTTAAGATCTCCCATGATCAAAGACTTTATAAGTGCAACGGAAACAAAAGATGCATATGTTCCATATTGCAATACTTACAGTAGCTCATTTGGAGTGAAAAGTGTGGTACCTCAAGCTTTGCTAGTTGTACCATGGAAGAAGCAATTTAAAGGTACCGAGTTGCTTAGGAAGCTTCTATTTAGAAAGAAGAGGGGAGGCAACAGGAAGAAGCTTTGTGCGTTTGCTACGTATCATGTTTAG